One window from the genome of Oryza glaberrima chromosome 3, OglaRS2, whole genome shotgun sequence encodes:
- the LOC127765703 gene encoding tau-cadinol synthase-like, with the protein MASSSCTAPKAAPEFHPTVWGDFFINYEPQPLQRPEKWMRERSDQLRKDVSQLFDAFVGVAEKMNLVDMLQRLGIDHLFEEEIATTLNTIHGAEFDSPSLHDVALRFRLLRQQGLWVSSDVFNKFKHRDGSFIIDITNDPKGLLSLYNAANLLTHNEEALQEAILFSRHHLELMKSNLKSPLAEQVSRALQIPLSRNLKRVEALSYILEYNVHEQTYNPSILELAKLDFNLLQHIHQRELKTITQWWEDLSNDIGLYYIRDRIVECYFWSYSMYFEEEYTRARMILAKFFMLTSLLDDTYDTHATLEECRNLNVAIQSWDESDISVLPDYLKKFFLKVMSNFVEFENELEPHIRHRNAYNRKVFQLLSGYYLQEAEWFHHNYIPSFKEQIEVSVMSAGIQALSVCILVGMGNIVTEETLEWAIGNNDAVRAGGEVARFMDDMAAFKNGRNKLDVASSVECYIKEYNVTSEVALAKIGSLVEDAWKTINQAHIDRRELLPFVHRVTNLSRSMAILFLDKRDAYTYSKDFKRTMESHFVKPIPL; encoded by the exons ATGGCCTCTTCAAGTTGTACAGCTCCCAAGGCAGCACCTGAGTTTCACCCCACAGTTTGGGGTGACTTCTTTATCAACTATGAACCACAACCCTTGCAG CGGCCAGAGAAATGGATGAGAGAGAGATCCGATCAGTTAAGAAAGGACGTAAGTCAGCTGTTCGACGCTTTCGTTGGTGTGGCAGAAAAAATGAATCTAGTTGACATGCTCCAACGCCTGGGGATAGATCATCTCTTTGAGGAAGAGATAGCCACCACCTTGAATACCATTCATGGTGCTGAATTTGACAGCCCTAGCCTTCATGACGTTGCCCTCCGGTTTCGCTTGCTGAGGCAGCAAGGGTTATGGGTTTCATCAG ATGTTTTCAACAAGTTCAAACACAGAGATGGAAGCTTTATCATTGACATAACAAATGACCCAAAAGGTCTCTTAAGCTTATACAATGCTGCCAACCTTCTCACCCACAACGAGGAAGCCCTCCAGGAAGCTATCTTATTTTCAAGGCATCATTTGGAGTTAATGAAAAGTAACCTGAAGTCCCCATTAGCTGAGCAAGTTTCACGTGCTCTTCAGATACCATTGTCCAGAAACTTGAAGAGGGTTGAGGCCCTATCTTATATATTAGAGTACAATGTACACGAGCAAACATACAACCCCTCAATACTGGAGCTTGCCAAGCTAGACTTTAACCTTCTTCAACATATTCACCAAAGGGAGCTCAAGACAATTACTCA GTGGTGGGAGGATCTTTCAAATGACATAGGACTATACTACATAAGGGATCGCATTGTTGAATGCTACTTTTGGTCATATTCTATGTACTTTGAGGAGGAGTACACACGTGCCCGGATGATCCTTGCCAAGTTTTTCATGTTAACATCATTGTTAGATGACACTTATGATACGCATGCTACTTTGGAGGAATGTCGAAATCTCAATGTGGCCATACAAAG CTGGGATGAGAGTGATATTTCTGTTCTACCAGATTATCTGAAGAAATTCTTTCTCAAGGTGATGAGCAATTTCGTGGAGTTCGAGAATGAATTGGAACCACATATTAGGCACCGCAATGCTTACAATAGGAAAGTG TTTCAATTGTTATCTGGGTATTATCTCCAGGAGGCAGAATGGTTCCATCATAACTACATACCAAGTTTCAAAGAGCAAATAGAAGTGTCGGTGATGTCTGCAGGTATTCAAGCACTAAGTGTATGTATACTTGTTGGCATGGGAAATATAGTAACCGAGGAGACACTTGAGTGGGCCATTGGCAACAATGATGCCGTTAGGGCTGGCGGTGAGGTGGCACGTTTCATGGATGACATGGCTGCATTTAAG AATGGAAGGAACAAATTGGATGTAGCCAGCTCCGTGGAGTGCTACATCAAGGAGTACAATGTTACCAGTGAGGTTGCCCTAGCCAAGATAGGTTCTTTGGTCGAAGATGCATGGAAAACCATAAACCAAGCTCATATTGATCGCCGTGAACTGTTGCCATTTGTACATCGGGTCACCAACCTATCAAGGAGCATGGCTATTTTGTTTCTTGACAAAAGAGATGCATACACATACAGTAAGGATTTCAAAAGGACGATGGAGAGCCATTTTGTCAAACCTATTCCCCTTTAG
- the LOC127768159 gene encoding lipase-like, with amino-acid sequence MEKRRWPPAAAAAAMLLVLIPAASRPPYGIVAATESSVQNSEQSFGFNLTLAKTIVEYASAVYMTDLTELYTWTCSKCNDLIQGFEMRRLIVDVQNCLQAFVGVDHNLNAIIVSIRGTQENSVQNWIKDMLWKQSDLNYPDMPDAKVHTGFYSSYNNTLLRPAIANAVHKARKLYGDISIIVTGHSMGGALASFCALDLAITHGGNNVYLMTFGQPRVGNAAFASYFAKYVPNTIRVTHEHDIVPHLPPYFFIFPDQTYHHFPTEVWEHEVDGSTVYQVCDGSGEDPDCSRSVLVLFWSASDHLTYLGVDMEADDWSTCRIVLGRSAAETLLLQHARQLAGGDDESGGVNVVVRDHGVQVVGSEIAVAAR; translated from the exons ggcggcgatgcttcTGGTGCTCATCCCTGCTGCATCGCGCCCACCCTATGGGATCGTAGCAGCAACAG AATCCAGTGTCCAGAATAGTGAGCAGAGCTTTGGTTTCAACCTTACACTTGCCAAGACTATTGTGGAGTATGCCTCAGCT GTCTATATGACAGATCTAACAGAGCTCTATACATGGACATGCTCAAAATGCAATGACTTAATCCAA GGGTTCGAGATGAGACGTCTAATCGTTGATGTCCAGAACTGCTTGCAG GCATTTGTTGGTGTCGATCACAATCTCAACGCTATCATTGTTTCAATCAGGGGAACTCAAGAGAACAG TGTACAGAATTGGATTAAGGATATGCTATGGAAGCAATCTGATCTGAACTACCCGGACATGCCCGACGCAAAG GTTCACACTGGATTTTACTCTTCTTACAATAACACACTTTTACGTCCAGCCATCGCAAACGCCGTTCACAAGGCGAGGAAGTTATATGGAGATATTAGCATAATAGTTACAGGGCATTCAATGGGAGGAGCGCTTGCTTCTTTCTGTGCACTTGATCTTGCG ATTACCCATGGAGGCAACAATGTTTACCTGATGACTTTTGGGCAGCCGCGCGTTGGCAACGCTGCATTTGCATCTTACTTTGCCAAATATGTGCCCAATACAATTCGAGTGACACATGAGCATGACATTGTGCCGCATTTGCCCccatattttttcatttttccagACCAAACATACCATCACTTCCCAACAGAG GTCTGGGAACATGAAGTCGATGGCAGCACAGTCTACCAAGTctgcgacggcagcggcgaagaTCCAGACTGCTCCAG GAGCGTGCTGGTGCTGTTCTGGAGCGCGTCAGACCACCTGACGTACCTTGGAGTGGACATGGAGGCCGACGACTGGAGCACCTGCAGGATCGTCCTGGGCAGGAGCGCCGCCGAGACGCTCCTGCTGCAGCACGCACGGcaactcgccggcggcgacgacgagagcGGCGGCGTCAATGTCGTCGTCAGAGATCACGGTGTGCAGGTTGTTGGTTCGGAGATAGCAGTTGCGGCTAGGTAG